From the genome of Electrophorus electricus isolate fEleEle1 chromosome 14, fEleEle1.pri, whole genome shotgun sequence:
AGTCAAATGATTAAGTAAAATACAGCATCAATAAGAGCTTCGCAACTGGAGAAACCAAGCATCATTAAGAGGAGTATTTATGCATGTCTTACATCCAGATCAGTCACCAATCGGAGTCTAAAACATGGAAAATGCCTTAgaaccctccctccctccaacccAAAAACAGTACTACGCTGCATTTTGGTTTTGTGAAATTGAAAGAAACCCCACTGTTAAGATCTGCCTTTAATTAAATACCACAAAAAACAACTGAGATAACTTCAAGTTGCACATTCAGACTGTGTCTCCATACATTAAATGTCCACTAGGAAATCGATATGGATTCTTTAAAGGGTTTTAAACAGTGACCATATATTACAGTTCTGTCATGAGCGGCATGTTGTACCAGGCTTGCTGGCGCTGGCGTGCCTTGGCCTGGTTTTAATGGTGTCATAAAAGCGTTAGAACCAGCCCAAGGTTCTGGATAGCCACGCTGAGAAAAGGGGATGGCTCCAGGTGAGATCAGGATCGCTCTTAGTAAAGAGCATCTGTGTTGCTGCTTCGAGGCCGCTTTATCTTCTCAATGTTCTTCAAGATCATGTCATGTAAAGTTACCTGTGAGAAAAGTCAGTTTAGAAAGAGCTCACTGGCCCTATTGCATAAAACCAAGCCTCTCCTGTTGTATTATAAGTCACTCTGGCCATAACACTTGCTGTACAACAGCACCACCACACTGGTGCAGAATGTTACTTCCATAAAACATTGACTTTATTCATGAAGTGGAACTATGTaaacacattgttttttgtttgcttttttccaaACTTACATATTGATTTCTCAGTTCCGACACTATGATCTTGAGACTGATGTACTCTTTCTCGTCAATCTCTGTAACTGTGCGCCGATAGTCTTCCTGAGAGtcaaaaacaaaccttttgaAAAAGATCCGTGTATAATCCAAATATATATGGTGCAGTCCATTTATAAGTGGACACTGACAtttctttctgctttgtgtctctACTCAGCACATTGGATCTGGAACTAAATTAGGATCAAGTATAAAAGGTCAGCTTTAATTTGCAGTATTTATATCATGTTGACCATGGAAATCCCAAAACTTTCATTTAGGGGTTCTACATTTTAAGGAATAGGTATTACTATAACCCTAACAACATCATTTGCCTTCAGTCTTGTACATTAACTGAAATGCACTTATTGGGGTTCAGGACAGGTGACTGTTCCACTTCCTTTCCATAAAAACCTCCTTTGATGTTTTAACTTTATTTCGGGCAATTTCATGCTGCAACTGAAACACTGACTTTTCATCCACTACATTTTGAAGCAGTTAGATGGATCAGAGAAGTTATTACTCTTTTGAACACTTCATCTATAGCTGCTGTCAGCAGTGACATTATCCATAATGATAATCAATGGCCATGCCACCACTGTTTACAGATGAGAAGGTTTGCTTTCGATCCTGTGACATTCCTTTCTCCCCCGCTTTACATTTTCATCACTCTGGTTCAGGTTAATCCTTGCTTCATGAGTACACAAGCTTTTACAGAAGTATAAGGTTCACAGCGCTCTACAACTCCACATGCAATCTGACAAAACAGTTTGACACATCCAGTGCTCTGGCCATGTAGTGATAGAGTTATTATGACTTCTGCTTCAATATGGCCTGCTTTCCAGGAATTCACACTTGTTCGTTCCCAGACTTCAGAAACAAATGCCACCTCAACTCTAGACCTTttgatatgtatgtatgcatgtatgtaggTACTGTTTTGGTATACTATGCCAGCACACTTGATTAtggtacatatacacatacagacacattctTACCATGTTCTACAGTCtgcactgtaaatattacataAGATAAGATTAGTATGCACATCAAAGATTTCACTTACCACATGTGGGTATTTTGCTATTTTTGAAACCAGCTTTGCTCTTGTGATGTAGTATCTGTATGTAAGAGATAGTAGAACTACATCCAACATCCTGATGCTTGCTGTTAGAATACATTTGACTGGCTGTCATGCATTTCACTTACCTGCAGAGATCATTCACCATGGGAAAGCACAGGAATAATCACAGCACTCAATACACATGGTTTCTAACTCTATAAGCATAACTGAACTATAAATGTACAATGCAGGTTTTGATTCATCACACGTGAATATTCTTATCTAGACAttaacaaaggctgaaatgtttaacataaaacatgcacTTCCATATCTGACCAGAAACTGAATTAAGATGAGGGTAGTACCTGGATATCTGGTCTAGATAAGATGCTGCTTCCCCTTCCACTGTCCTGAGCTCTGCCACAGTCTCCTCCTGTAAGTAGCAGTCCATCGATGAGAACTCCAAACATATTCAATAGTACAACTGTGTAAAGCAGAGTTTAAACTTATAATGCTCCTGCCTGGTAAGTGAACAAGTAAATGACACTAAAATCTGTACATTCTCCAAATAACACTTCTAAATTATATCTTGAAACAAAATGCAATCAGTGACATGTATATGGAGTCATACCTCTCTATGGGATATCCTAGGCAGTGTGGACAACTGTACTCAGGGGTTTGAAAGGTTAAGCTAAAAACGTGTGTCTGATGCATCTTCCGGTGTTTGCTATATTTGGCACTGTATGTATTTTTAGGAATGCTGAGCAGAGCCACTGGCTAGGTATAAGTCTGGTGTTTTAAGACAGCTAAGAAATGGAGACTGAATTAGCTACTTGTCTCATGCATGAAAATTCTATGgattaagcaaaaaaaaaaaaaaaaaaaaagattaactgCTTCTTAACTAAATTAAATTTGACCTGCCAGCATACAGAGATGCAGTTTGAACTTTACTGTCTTATAAACTCCAGGTACTGCATAAAAGTCTAATAAGTCGAATTAACTGTACCTGGATTGAGACTCCAAAATTGTTGCCATCTTCTATTCTGGGAATTAACAACTGTACCCACATCTTGacctttaaaacacaaataattatataagtaggacacacaaaaaaatgtgcaaTGTTCTTCAGGagtgtgaaaatgtttctttctaatgtgaacacagacatacagtgtTGCATTTCTCTATGAGGGTTCTGATCTCTGGCTTAACCCTCTCAATCAGGTCCACCAGCTTGCCGTTGCTCTTCATCATTCCACCGGGCATAATGTAGACCTTGGTCCCGCTAACTACAAGTGGAAACATGACGCTGTGTGACTTACAAGACACGGATATACAACAAAAGCCACAGAATTCACATATTGCAAAACTCACCTTTGTCCTCTCCTGTTCCATCATCAAGTTTTCTCTTTTTGGCATTTTGCTGTGGGTAGATTGATTCGTGGTTAATTTCTGCAATCTACCCCAAAGTGCACCGAAGTAGGAGCAACTGTGGTGGGGCAGCCTAGAAGAGGCATTTTCAGTCACTGCCTAACTCCCATTGATAAAATGTGTATACGAGAGGACTAAGCGCATCTGTGCAGAAGCTAGCTAGGTATCTAGCCATTACACGCACTGCTTAGCAGTGAAGACGAGAATAACATTTCTGTTGTCTGTGAAGAATGACCATTGTTCTTCCATCATAGGCAAGTCGTTACATCTAAAGCCCTATTTGGACAGAATTAGTTTTATTATGGTGAGGTGGGGTAGCAATTTTTACCCACATTCCTCAGTGATCTTAACCCTGTCCAAATTCATCTGTGTCAGTGATTTTTATGGACGATGTGAAATATCCCCAGGTGATTTTTAATCCTGTGCAAACAACCATGTCAGCGTATATTCCATCATAACCTGTGGAAAGAGACATTTTTTCTCAAGCATGGAAGTGCTTAAGAAAGCATTTACTTCTCTGTTTTATACTTTGGCATTTAGGCCTTCTTAGAAAAGACACACTTCTGGTAGCTTTAGGTaatgtgcacacgtgtgcgcacacagacagacagacacagagtatCCACTATATGTATATAATCTGTTAAAACCCGTTATAGTTactatatgtattttttatttaaaatcaacatATTGCACAGATGATGTGTAGCAACTAGGACCAATCTAAATCTCCTGGTTCATAATCCTAGACAGAAAATTTTAAATGGATATTTCAAACAGCAATAAAGATTTGTAGTTGTGACCAGCAAAAGCTACATATCACACATTTGATGTCATGCCAAATTTTAAATCAAGTAACCACTCCCATTTTTGTAGTTTGTTTCTTATCGCATGCAAATCGTAAACATAGGTCTTGTGGTAAAATTACATTACAGACATGTCAAAAACTAAACTTGGTACTAAAGAATTACTGTTTCTGCTAACATTACCAATTGGGTTTGCTGGAGATAGTTTAGTCTAAAATTCAGTAATATGATGCACAAATTTTATATCTTACCCCCTCAAGCCCATCATGGATGTCTGTAAGTAAAATTGGATCTGGCACAGCAAGGTTGATCTCTGAATGGATTTCTTTCAATTCACGGATATTTAAGATGGGATCCTGCAAATTCAAACAACTTCAATTTATAGTTTTGGttcaaataaaagtaaaaataaatgctcaaaaataaataatacacttgATGATGTTAGGGAGATATATACTTAAACAAATCTGGATATAATGGAAATGATCACCTTCAGAAACTGATCCAATTCTAGCAATTTCTTGGGGAAAAAATTTGCAACCAGATCTTCTGCCTAAATGTAGAAAGACACGACCATCAGATGCAACCATTCAAACGTGAACACACTAGCTAGGGTAGCTAACGTGCTAACCCAAGAACGATCACTTACCTCTCCTGTGATTCGCTCTCTGAAAACATCCACCTGTAAAGGGGGAAAAATATTAAGCCTTCATTATCGAtagctaaatctgtaaatttaAGAATAAACTGGTGTCACGATGCGGTTTAGTTATAACAAATGGCGTTTAGCTAGGATAGCAAACCATTTAGCTAGCTTAATACCTTGTCAAATGGTTCAGAACATATTCTAATGTTGCTCTGAATCTGGCGAACCTTGGTAACCATTAAGATAGCTACCCAGTTATTAACAAACTATAACAGTGTAGGCCTCGTTAGCCAAAATGCATTGTCTTGTTAGCTAAACGACACCAGAGATCAAGACTAAGTAATTGTATGATTGGTGGCTAGTCAGCCAGCAGgaatagaaacagaaacaggctACCTGGCATTATACAGCAGCACATGCTCgatgcacagaaacagacacaacCAGTCATTTACAAGCGTGACAAACGATGTAAGCTGAGAACGTCTGCAATACGACCAGACGAAGATTTGGGGAAAAGGCACTGGTTTAAAAATCCATAAATGATAAATTTTGCGGCAATCCAGCGCGggaaagttagctagctagctagctaacgaccCTGCTAGCTAACACAGCCGGACACCGGCTCGCCTTGTAAATAAGCTAAGCTAACGGCTAACGTTCGCTACTGTTTGACCTAATGATCCCCCTTTCAAACGTATAAAATATAGTGGAATACATTTACCTTTGACTTAATTTCACTATCCACCTTTAAGAGCGAagacatcttttcttttttattcagcgactgttaaaaaaaaaaagacagattgTCTGAACAGCATTAACTGACCGTGTGGCTTCTCACTGACTGTCAGCCACAAGGCAACTTATTCCGCGAGCCTGAAGATGACGTTAAAAATAAGCGACGAAATAAAACGAAACGTGAAGCGCATGcgcaaatctttttttttgtatctttttgtatgttttccGGTGATTAAATCCCAGACACGCTTACGGAGTAGACATACGTAGCACCATAGCAATGGTTTTAGTTTATTAACAAGTTTTCCTAACTGCTTACAAACGTGCATAAGAATCGGAACAGAAACGTAAGCGAGGAATGAGCTACTTCCTGTTACGTGGACATGGGGGAGTGTGCAAGTTAAACGATGTAAACAACAACGCGAAGACGGGACAGCTACTGTTGGCTCCTTCATCGACTTGACTTAAAGCATCGTTGTtccaaatgaaatattttatctgAATTTGGCTAACATGAATCATCCAGTTACTGTCAAAGTGAATTTCCGAGGGAACGTGAAGAAGTTTCCCGTTGTGGATCCAGAGAAAGGCCAGTGGGAGACAGTCGAGGCCTGGGTAAGCAGCCTGGCGAGGTGGCGTCTGTATTGCTGCTGCCAGCTGCGTTTACACTTCTTAGTCCCAGAAGGCCGAGTCCAAGGCCTGCACACGCAAACGCAGAAAAAAAGGTTGTTCGGCAGCTAACTTGGTGGCAAAACACCATATTTATTGCATGTCAAATGTTTAATCATGATTGTTTGAAAATGGGAAAACATTCAAATTGCGACTCTATTTTTGTGACCTAGACAAAGTCGCACTTGGCTGATGACATACTTAAGAAAGAATCATAGTACCCATTTAAGATTGTTCTGAGCGATCTTTTTAAATGGTCGGTTAACCTTCGatgttttacttttaatgtGGTCTTTCCCCCTCACTTATCATCCCCGTCAATCTCTTATTGCCTTTAGATTAAAACTACTTTCGGGTTATGTCATTTTCAAGTTAAATATTTTGACGAGGACAACGAAGAGGTGAGTAGTATCACAGCTATGGCAATACAATACATTAAGCAGCGTACCCAAATTTAACTTCAGTTATCTGTGAAAAGAATAGTTGCTGTCGCGTAAGAATACGGCGCCTGTTAACGTTTTTGCCTTCTCAATTTCACAGGTATCTATAAACAGTCAAGGTATGTGACAAACACTTGATGCCTCTTTGTGTCCATTTGTGTAACTTGTCTTATAACAAACATGAAATGTTGGATTCCTTTTAAATAGTCATAATACGATTTACAAATATCTTTTTGTgttaacattttacaaactttttttcatCAGATGAGTATATGGAGGCTTTGAAGGTAGAACATATTTCGTCTTCTTTTAGGTTAACCCCTCTTGCACTATAACTTGTTCTTAGGTCCCTTTTTTGTAAAGAGGAAAGACTTGTATGACCATTACAAATGTAACGTATCTAATGAAATTTAGCAGTTGcaataaatgaaacataattATTGTACATTATTTTCCCCTTTAGAGTGCATTTAAGCAAGCCAACCAGCTTCACATGAATGTCTACAAGATGAAGGGTCAGGCTGAGGGTGGAGCAGTTAAGGCTGAAGTTAAAGAACTTCGAATTGATCCTAGACCAGCACCGCCATATCGGGCCAGAGCGAAGATGGCAGACAAGGAGACACAGGTTACCCCTGAGCGGGACTCGGTgaggtctttctctttttattaaatattctgcaTAGTTGTAGGTTGTTCAGAATGAAAATATGTGCCAAAGCTTAACTTGACAATGCATATTGTTTCTGTCAAGAGCTTCATTTCAATTATACTGGTGGggggtatttttatttaatttaattttaatttttttgtaggtacttgtgaaggaaaacaaagtGACCAAAGTTGAAGAGGAGGCTGTCCCAGCTTGGTTCAGATCTTATATGGACAGAGTATGTGTGCTAATCAGCTTTGccctgtttttgttattatatgTGGGTTATGCATTTTACAACACACTTAATATTTGTTAAGTAAAATGTATCTTGTTTGCTTTGACAGTTTAAAGACCAGGTAGTGAGGGAGGTGGTGGACAAGATGTGTAGCGAGTTCTCTGGCCAGTGCTGCACACATCGAGCTGATCACCCCTCAGAGGAGCCCAGTACTTCTGGTACTCAGATGGCCACAGTCAGTTCTACAACACAAAGAACGTCAAGCTCGACACCCAACTGCAGCAGCTGCAAGGGCCCTGCCACAGGGGGTGGATATCACTGCAGGTAAGGGAAGTCTCCAGGCTTCACAAAGCTTTGTCTTTTCCTGATCAGGACCCCACTTCTCAAAATGACTGTATTGTTACAATCTTAAATGTATAATACAATCATCTTAAATGTATGATACTTGTCCTACCATTTAAAGATGGtctttgttttatgatgcttttgagaAATCTAGTCAAgatctgtaaataaatataatttaaataaatagtcacattaaacattttatactttgaactgaaaacaaattaaGTGGTCTGTTTTTATCTGTCCAGTGTGTGTCCCTCTTGCATCTTGTGTGAGCCATGTAGTCACAAACATGACCCAAGTCATCACTTGAAAAGAACAAGGACCCCTTTGTCTGTTCCAGAGCGTGGAGTAACTCCAGAACCCAGGTGACTCCTGTTAAATTGTCTAGGTCTAGAATATCTCATAAAAACCACTCATATTATCTGACATTGTCACAGGTCACTTACTCCCAAACCATAAACAGAATCATAAAAGTCACAAACAGAATCTTAACTTCGGCACTGACATTTTGAGCGTCAGATGTTTACATGGGTTTTGTTGACCGTGCTTGTGCTTTGCTGCTCTCTCAGGTTCTTGCGTCGTGGAGACCGAACTGTACGCAAGGCTGAGCGACAGCGTCTGAAAGCAGAGCGCAGGCAGCTTAAGGCTGAGGTCAAGGAGATCAAGAAGAAGCTGCGGCTGGAGAAGAGAGGTCTGCTGTGGAGTGGAGCCGCGAATGGCACTTGCAGCGGAGGCCTTGGCCCCGCCCCTGGCCCTGACCCTGCTCCTACCCCTGGACCAGCTCCAGCCCCGGGCCCAGACCCTCAGTCCTCCAGTCCAGAGTAAGGGCCATAGTGAGAGGGGTCAGGGCTGGGTGACCTACCTACCCGGCCCAGAACAGTCATTATCAAGATTATCTTATTGTCTGTTATAGTTGCGTTTATCGCTGGCAAGTGGATGGAACTACCTCAAATGCACCCGCTGCCTTTATTGTATTACgtcctttttttaaagaaaaagaaaaaagagaaacctttttttttgctatgagcttcaagaaagagacagaagctGAATCAAAGCTGTACTCACAATGCTCTGTGCACTCAAACCAGGGGTCCCAAGGTCTTCTGCTCCACCTTGGTGCCCACAATGACTGCCTTGTTTCTGGATGAGAATCTACCAGACGGCACATGTCTGGAGCCTGGCACCAAGTTCATCAAGTACTGGAAGATGAGGAATACTGGCAACATCAGCTGGACCTCTGAGACCAAGGTATTACATAGCAATGGGGTACATACATTAGAATTGTGAGCAGTCATATTTCATTATATGACGCAAGACTGGGTTCTGCGCTTCCACAGGTAATGGTGTGGgtttcgttttttttcccctcctcctgctgccaCATTTGCATGTGGGTCGTgtgcatttctctctgtagcTCAAGTTCATGTGGGGGAACCTGGCGCTGGAGTCAAGAGAGCAGAAGGAGGTGGCGGTGCCCTTCCTGAAGCCAGGCCAGGTTGGTGTTGTGAGTGTGGCGTTCGTGGCGCCCCTGCTCGAGGGCACGTACACCTCCCACTGGCGCCTGGCACACTGCGGGGTGCAGTTTGGCCCCCGGGTGTGGTGCAGCATCGTAGTGGTGCCCAGCTCAGGTCAGAAACCTGGCACTCACGGCAGCAAACCCTTGGTGAGTTGGTGCAGTAGGTTCCTCCTCTTAGTTCTGTTTTGTCTCTGGAAAAAGATTTTGTTCTTGTCGCCAGAGGACGAGCACATCTCCTCCTTAGCAGTTTCTCTAACCACTAGTAATATAGCATTGTTGAGTAGACTAAGTAtactttgtttttacatgtaaagAGAATGGTCTCCTCTCACATGAAACATTGTCCGTATTCAGTTCTGAGTTCTGGAGTTCCCTTATTAGTGTTTTAGCCAAAGTTTGTTGTCTGCAAAGCCATTTacggagctcagtgaattcaagtgtatttatgtgtatatatgttatgCAGGGCTtagtaaatgtacatattttttgtttggaCTTTATTGTTAAGTGTCCTTTTATGTGTTTTGATATGCAGATTAATAAACCCAGTATGCTGGGGATGGAGGGCATGTGCTGTTCTGGCTCCAGAGCCTGTGAGAATCAGGGGTCCTCCAGCTGTCAGCAAGAATACTACATTCCCTCTGTAGACCTGCTCACTGCCCAGGTGTGGCTTTAGAAGCACAGAGACTGTCACTGCTGCAAATGCTATATGAAAACAGGCTATcataagcatttattttttcctcttatttgatttatttatctatctatttatttgtttatttattaaggaTCTGCTTTCCTTTGAGCTGCTGGATATAAACATTGTCCAAGAGTTAGAGAAAGTTCCAGCTAACACCCCAGTTGGTACGTTTGTTTTATATCTGTCCTCTCACTTTTGGGTTATTGGGTTCCTAAGACAGTCGTTTCATTTTAGTTATCATGACcaaataataaaattgtttattttattatgctCCCAGATATGACCCCATGCATGTCCCCAGTCCCTCATTATGGTCCCATGTTTGGAAAGCATGGAGCCAGTCTAGTCAAAGAGGACCctgaacacacaagcacaaaaaaaCTGCAAGGTAAGGTGGCAGTTTGGATTTAAAAAGTGACTATGGAAATGCATTTACTGGCGGATGATTGGCTGATTTTTAGCTCTACTGTAGTCAGTAAAAGAATGTCTTTTGCACTTTGTAAAGTGGTTTTCTGTGTCTACCTGATTTAAAAGGGTGATTTAGGTGAACATATGCTGGGCCTGTTCttagtgtggatgtgtgttggTTGTTTGTGTTAGTGGTGCAACCCCAGAGGCACATGGACAGTGTGGACCCTCAGGTCCATGAGGAAGGTGATGATGACATTAGTGGGACCCAGTTTGTATGTGAGACTGTGATCAGGTCCCTCACCCTGGAGGAGGAGCCCGAGCACAAACCTCGACTGCGGGCTCGAGCCAGCCACAGCCGGTCTGAGGGTGGGTTTTTTGAACACATTTGAAGATGCGAGTTATGTCTTTATCAACTTTATCATCTTTTTAGTTACATTTCATGAAAATCTCAAGTCCCTGTGTGCACAGTGGTCAAAGCAGAATCTATATATCTGATTAACTGACTCTTACAGTTCATGACCCCAGCCCCTTTAATGAGAGGTCTTTGATGGAGAAGATTGACAGACTACCAATTGTAAAGAGGCcagaagcccctccccctgtccAACCACCAGTTATATTGGAAGATTCCATTATCCCAGGTGAAAACCTCATCCAGTCCATAGCATAAACTTCAgagtggatttttaaaaaatattgctgtctGTAAACATGCATAGATACCAATTTTTACAATGGCGGTGTTAATCATAATTAATCAACCTTTGTTTCAGTCCTTACATAGTCCTCACCACAGATCCTACTGTTTGAAGTCTTTTCAGAAACAGTGATTGGTTCTAATGAAAACCTGTACACTGACCCTGCTGcgctggaggaagaggaagggaaaaGGGACGAGCAGGACAAAGATGAAGAGGCAGGAGAGTGGGACGAGGTGAGCAGCCAAGCGTCCTCCGCCTCCTCGGATGACTACATCGTCGTCCTGCCAGACTGCTTTGACACCTCCAAACCCCTGGCGGACTCCATGTACAGCTCGGCCATGTCGCAGCCGGGGAACGCCTGCACCACAGAACCCGAGGGAGTGCTGGACCAAACCACTGCGCAGGGGGAGACGGTCGAACCAAAACCCTCTATTCAGAACAGTGTGAATAAGTTGCTGCGCACCTCTCAAATACTCAACACTCCTCCTCTGCTTCCTGAAGTGGTATCTGCACCTGTGTCTCTGTCACCACCCCCAAACCTGCGAACACACAGGTCAGGACCCTGAAAAAATGAGCAATGTCCAGAGACCAGGAGTGCATTGCcatgtgcatttttaatttctccCTACTGTAACTTCAAATCCCTGATTTATATGAACTATGTATGTGCCAACTTAATTTGCCTGTTGCCATCGATGTAATAAAATACACGAGCATGGATTGaagtttatgtaaattattttcttacTCAGGTCTATAAAACCGTGCGAGACTGGGATTACACCACAGGGAGCTGAGGAGAGCAGGTCATGTCCACCTGAAGACAATGCAGATGGTGAGTTGCTAGGCAGAACAAGCAAAAGCTGAAAAGACCTTTGTGCAAGAGCTGCATGTCATGGAATGATGCTTAAAAGTGGATTTGTGTAATTTGATATCTAACTGCAACATTTCTTGGCCATGTTATGCTCTTTGACTATTTGCTTTGTAAGAAGACACTGTTTGTATCTTTCAATTAGTATGATTTTCCAGTCACAATTTTTCTCAGGCCATATTGTGTGCGATGACTCCAGGGTTGAGATCAACACATGTGGAGGCCCCTGGCAGTGCCTTTGAGACCTGTGGCTCTCAGGATGCCAGGTAAACCCCTTcaccactctctctcatttacacACTCAGGACCTCCTCCTGTCTGTGCATGTCACACTCTATGGTCAAGTTTAAAGGAGTTTtaagtttaaacatttttttgatttttgcatttaaatggacatttttattcttgaatataaacatattctttttttttatgttcccATACTAATTATTATCTTAATTAATGACAAATGAATGACGAATACAAATCTTCATAATACGGTTGGTCACATGACTTTCAAAAACTTAAACTGAGGTGGGTATCATTGTTTAAAAGCAAAACTTGGAGAGGAAGTACAGGAGAAAGTAGCTCTAAACACTTGATGTTGCTGTGATTCACCAAAGCTCTTGATAAAAGATGTGGCCAATTTGGCTCCTTTTATCTCAACCATTAAAGTAACACAGAAGCAAAGGCAGAGGTGGAGTTCAGTAGTCTTCCAGAtcagatacttttttttttttaatttgcaggcTCCGTCATGGTGGCCTGACTGAAGGCCTGGTGAAGGGGGCTCTCTCAGTGGCAGCATCTGCTTACAAAGCTCTGTTTACAGGCCAGAGCAGCTCTACGCAGGTGCTTTCACTCCCAGCAGCACAACATGCTTCTGCTACTGTTTTCATTTCATCCATAtcttcccccccacccccacatgtCCAGAAATAGGCAGAGCACAGAGCTAACTGCCAGATATGTGACGGCCATCTTACCCCTACTCTGTAACAAAGCATGCTGAAGCAAATGCTGATTGCCTACAGCAATGGCCTTGTGCATCAAAgaagaagtaaacaaaacactgatgtgTTATGAGCATTTCATGACTCTcagctttgtgttttttgtgcttGAGCATTTGGTTTTTGCCAGCACTGGTTGAGCATACATACTGAACTGTGCTTGagggtgacctttgacccattttttttttctgctctgctctcGTGCCCTCCACCCCCCAGCGGTCGAGTGAGGATCCGGCGTGTGAGGAAGCCTCGCTGATAGCTGTTCTCCAAGAGATGGGATTCAATGACAAGCTACTAAACCAGAGGCTCCTGAGGAAGCATCAGTACAATCTGCTAGATGTGGTTAATGAGCTGGTGCAG
Proteins encoded in this window:
- the psme3 gene encoding proteasome activator complex subunit 3 — its product is MSSLLKVDSEIKSKVDVFRERITGEAEDLVANFFPKKLLELDQFLKDPILNIRELKEIHSEINLAVPDPILLTDIHDGLEGQNAKKRKLDDGTGEDKVSGTKVYIMPGGMMKSNGKLVDLIERVKPEIRTLIEKCNTVKMWVQLLIPRIEDGNNFGVSIQEETVAELRTVEGEAASYLDQISRYYITRAKLVSKIAKYPHVEDYRRTVTEIDEKEYISLKIIVSELRNQYVTLHDMILKNIEKIKRPRSSNTDALY
- the nbr1a gene encoding NBR1 autophagy cargo receptor a isoform X2 — protein: MNHPVTVKVNFRGNVKKFPVVDPEKGQWETVEAWIKTTFGLCHFQVKYFDEDNEEVSINSQDEYMEALKSAFKQANQLHMNVYKMKGQAEGGAVKAEVKELRIDPRPAPPYRARAKMADKETQVTPERDSVLVKENKVTKVEEEAVPAWFRSYMDRFKDQVVREVVDKMCSEFSGQCCTHRADHPSEEPSTSGTQMATVSSTTQRTSSSTPNCSSCKGPATGGGYHCSVCPSCILCEPCSHKHDPSHHLKRTRTPLSVPERGVTPEPRFLRRGDRTVRKAERQRLKAERRQLKAEVKEIKKKLRLEKRGLLWSGAANGTCSGGLGPAPGPDPAPTPGPAPAPGPDPQSSSPEGPKVFCSTLVPTMTALFLDENLPDGTCLEPGTKFIKYWKMRNTGNISWTSETKLKFMWGNLALESREQKEVAVPFLKPGQVGVVSVAFVAPLLEGTYTSHWRLAHCGVQFGPRVWCSIVVVPSSGQKPGTHGSKPLINKPSMLGMEGMCCSGSRACENQGSSSCQQEYYIPSVDLLTAQDLLSFELLDINIVQELEKVPANTPVDMTPCMSPVPHYGPMFGKHGASLVKEDPEHTSTKKLQVVQPQRHMDSVDPQVHEEGDDDISGTQFVCETVIRSLTLEEEPEHKPRLRARASHSRSEVHDPSPFNERSLMEKIDRLPIVKRPEAPPPVQPPVILEDSIIPVFSETVIGSNENLYTDPAALEEEEGKRDEQDKDEEAGEWDEVSSQASSASSDDYIVVLPDCFDTSKPLADSMYSSAMSQPGNACTTEPEGVLDQTTAQGETVEPKPSIQNSVNKLLRTSQILNTPPLLPEVVSAPVSLSPPPNLRTHRSIKPCETGITPQGAEESRSCPPEDNADGHIVCDDSRVEINTCGGPWQCL
- the nbr1a gene encoding NBR1 autophagy cargo receptor a isoform X1, which produces MNHPVTVKVNFRGNVKKFPVVDPEKGQWETVEAWIKTTFGLCHFQVKYFDEDNEEVSINSQDEYMEALKSAFKQANQLHMNVYKMKGQAEGGAVKAEVKELRIDPRPAPPYRARAKMADKETQVTPERDSVLVKENKVTKVEEEAVPAWFRSYMDRFKDQVVREVVDKMCSEFSGQCCTHRADHPSEEPSTSGTQMATVSSTTQRTSSSTPNCSSCKGPATGGGYHCSVCPSCILCEPCSHKHDPSHHLKRTRTPLSVPERGVTPEPRFLRRGDRTVRKAERQRLKAERRQLKAEVKEIKKKLRLEKRGLLWSGAANGTCSGGLGPAPGPDPAPTPGPAPAPGPDPQSSSPEGPKVFCSTLVPTMTALFLDENLPDGTCLEPGTKFIKYWKMRNTGNISWTSETKLKFMWGNLALESREQKEVAVPFLKPGQVGVVSVAFVAPLLEGTYTSHWRLAHCGVQFGPRVWCSIVVVPSSGQKPGTHGSKPLINKPSMLGMEGMCCSGSRACENQGSSSCQQEYYIPSVDLLTAQDLLSFELLDINIVQELEKVPANTPVDMTPCMSPVPHYGPMFGKHGASLVKEDPEHTSTKKLQVVQPQRHMDSVDPQVHEEGDDDISGTQFVCETVIRSLTLEEEPEHKPRLRARASHSRSEVHDPSPFNERSLMEKIDRLPIVKRPEAPPPVQPPVILEDSIIPVFSETVIGSNENLYTDPAALEEEEGKRDEQDKDEEAGEWDEVSSQASSASSDDYIVVLPDCFDTSKPLADSMYSSAMSQPGNACTTEPEGVLDQTTAQGETVEPKPSIQNSVNKLLRTSQILNTPPLLPEVVSAPVSLSPPPNLRTHRSIKPCETGITPQGAEESRSCPPEDNADGLRSTHVEAPGSAFETCGSQDARLRHGGLTEGLVKGALSVAASAYKALFTGQSSSTQRSSEDPACEEASLIAVLQEMGFNDKLLNQRLLRKHQYNLLDVVNELVQMTDNEWYMTRH